The Micromonospora sp. Llam0 genome includes a window with the following:
- a CDS encoding ATP-binding cassette domain-containing protein, with amino-acid sequence MDDPVVGRGLTQRYGKRKVFHDLDVIVPAGVTVLLGPNGAGKTTLLSTIVGLKRPESGTLHVLGRDVLRRGGLRAVAARVGFLPQVVSHYPGYTVREFVAYAAWLKGVAGRNIDAKVDRAVGLMGLTDQASSRMGILSGGMLRRAGIAHAIVHEPALLILDEPAAGLDPQQRIELRRVLRTLAGDAAVLVSTHVVEDARHVADTVVVLHGGAVAFTGTVGELESLASSEGDGDSDLERGYLATLRHSRVVSV; translated from the coding sequence ATGGATGACCCAGTCGTGGGGCGTGGGCTGACGCAGCGATACGGGAAACGTAAAGTATTTCACGATCTTGACGTCATCGTTCCGGCCGGGGTGACGGTCCTCCTAGGGCCAAATGGCGCTGGAAAAACGACACTGCTGAGCACCATCGTGGGCCTCAAACGCCCAGAGTCGGGAACTCTTCACGTCCTCGGTCGCGATGTTCTGCGTCGAGGCGGTCTCCGGGCCGTCGCGGCGCGTGTCGGGTTCCTGCCGCAGGTCGTATCCCACTATCCCGGCTACACCGTCCGGGAATTCGTCGCCTACGCCGCATGGCTCAAGGGCGTCGCAGGACGGAATATCGACGCGAAGGTGGATCGGGCAGTCGGGCTGATGGGCCTGACCGATCAGGCCAGCTCCCGCATGGGAATCCTGTCGGGCGGCATGCTGCGCCGGGCGGGTATCGCGCACGCCATCGTCCATGAGCCGGCGCTGCTCATCCTCGACGAGCCGGCGGCTGGTCTCGATCCACAGCAACGGATCGAATTGCGCCGCGTTCTACGTACGCTAGCCGGCGATGCGGCAGTGCTGGTCAGTACGCACGTGGTGGAGGATGCCCGGCATGTCGCGGACACCGTCGTGGTTCTCCATGGTGGTGCGGTGGCGTTCACGGGAACCGTCGGAGAGCTGGAGAGCCTGGCCAGTTCGGAAGGGGACGGGGACAGCGATCTGGAGCGCGGCTACCTCGCCACACTGCGTCACTCGCGGGTGGTGTCTGTGTGA
- a CDS encoding replication-relaxation family protein produces MSSGTTLRLRASGGPSEQLLLLLNDHRVMTTDQLARATSTPARTVLYRLEQLRAAGMVDYDRPGRHTGSAPHHWWLRPAGARLITGTAAADGRRPSAMFSAHAATITEVWLALRDHGPPAGLTMTGWATDRAGWQEWDGPTSAWGGTTTKRLTPDAVYEATLPDGRTTAAFVEIDLASMTQNQLRAKLDRYRAYTRDQAWQGRFPHCPPLLLFTTTAHRAVTFTRNAAKHLREEKPSTLYQRHVTDYDLIAEHGRLIVAATGLVRDPARAVTAHAWNLTDPEAAETTITAILTERATVTTAARPAYHRKHAAELAGQRAHTLRDLARHPQQLEPDLGPAAVDLLAYLFDRDHDPRNPFTPNLDTTRVLAALADWWRHHPHDPATAKTLRTALTRAHHTAWSHQVHHLAHLTATGGDRPAWYTAATHLARQRLLTPTEHHRLDHSRTREQAQADVWRDWQPPDHNHYRVRLTYPEWRDEHVDRRWRALSWWQRHHTHRDTLTAAFDDEHLTACARCRLTLPTNDTDNCPGCHHHQRLPHTQRHSITPLADLITALLAKTADGP; encoded by the coding sequence ATGTCGTCCGGAACCACCCTACGGCTGCGGGCCTCCGGCGGCCCCAGCGAACAACTCCTGCTCCTGCTCAACGACCACCGGGTCATGACCACCGACCAGCTCGCCCGCGCCACATCGACCCCGGCCCGCACCGTGCTGTACCGGCTCGAACAACTCCGTGCCGCCGGCATGGTCGACTATGACCGGCCCGGCCGCCACACCGGCAGCGCACCCCACCACTGGTGGCTACGGCCCGCCGGAGCACGCCTGATCACCGGCACCGCCGCCGCTGACGGCCGCCGACCCTCGGCGATGTTCTCCGCCCACGCCGCCACCATCACCGAGGTGTGGCTCGCCCTGCGCGACCACGGCCCGCCCGCCGGACTCACCATGACCGGCTGGGCGACCGACCGGGCCGGGTGGCAGGAATGGGACGGCCCCACCTCCGCGTGGGGCGGCACCACCACCAAGCGCCTCACCCCCGACGCCGTGTACGAAGCCACCCTGCCCGACGGAAGGACGACGGCGGCATTCGTGGAGATCGACCTCGCCTCCATGACCCAGAACCAGCTCAGAGCCAAACTCGACCGGTACCGCGCCTACACCCGCGACCAGGCATGGCAGGGTCGGTTCCCGCACTGCCCACCCCTGCTGCTGTTCACCACCACCGCCCACCGGGCCGTCACCTTCACCCGCAACGCCGCCAAACACCTCCGCGAAGAGAAACCCTCCACCCTCTACCAACGACACGTCACCGACTATGACCTGATCGCCGAACACGGCCGGCTCATCGTCGCCGCGACCGGCCTCGTCCGCGACCCCGCCCGCGCCGTCACGGCCCACGCCTGGAACCTCACCGACCCCGAGGCCGCCGAAACCACGATCACCGCGATCCTCACCGAACGCGCCACCGTCACCACCGCCGCCCGACCCGCCTACCACCGCAAACACGCCGCCGAACTCGCCGGCCAACGCGCCCACACCCTGCGCGACCTGGCCCGCCACCCACAGCAACTCGAACCGGACCTCGGCCCCGCCGCCGTCGACCTGCTGGCCTACCTGTTCGACCGCGATCACGACCCCCGCAACCCGTTCACCCCCAACCTCGACACGACTCGCGTTTTGGCCGCGCTCGCCGACTGGTGGCGACACCACCCCCACGACCCCGCCACCGCTAAGACGCTGCGCACCGCGCTCACCCGGGCACACCACACCGCCTGGTCCCACCAGGTCCACCACCTCGCCCACCTCACCGCAACTGGAGGCGACCGGCCCGCCTGGTACACCGCCGCCACCCACCTCGCACGACAACGCCTACTCACCCCCACCGAACACCACCGGCTCGACCACTCCCGCACCCGTGAACAAGCCCAGGCCGACGTCTGGCGCGACTGGCAACCCCCCGACCACAACCACTACCGCGTCCGGCTCACCTATCCCGAGTGGCGTGACGAACACGTCGACCGGCGGTGGCGTGCACTGTCCTGGTGGCAACGCCACCACACCCACCGCGACACCCTCACCGCCGCGTTCGACGACGAACACCTCACCGCCTGCGCCCGCTGCCGGTTGACCCTGCCCACCAACGACACCGACAACTGCCCCGGCTGCCACCACCACCAACGCCTACCCCACACCCAACGACACTCGATCACCCCACTGGCCGACCTCATCACAGCACTGCTCGCCAAGACAGCCGACGGCCCCTGA
- a CDS encoding pentapeptide repeat-containing protein — protein MSSRRTPAKRASVSPRRAREPRSPLPPPELELFESAELESESELERRAFYSLSLAGQEANSLAFTQCRFRGADLSGCRLDQVAFTDCLFTDSSLANVRADGGSMTRARLAQCRATGLTWADGLVRDVTITECRADLSAWRMTAFDAVVFEGCNLTSADFTNADLRGATFRNCDLTSAVFHHADMDGARFRGCDLAGVGDLSSWRGAVVHHTDLMSLSYGLAAAVGIRIEGDDA, from the coding sequence ATGTCTTCGCGGCGCACCCCTGCCAAGCGTGCTTCCGTCTCCCCGCGTAGAGCGAGGGAGCCTCGAAGTCCTTTGCCGCCACCTGAACTGGAGCTGTTTGAATCCGCAGAGTTAGAGTCCGAGTCGGAGCTTGAACGTCGAGCGTTCTACAGTTTGAGCCTGGCAGGACAGGAGGCTAATTCGCTGGCGTTCACGCAGTGCCGTTTCCGAGGTGCCGACTTGTCGGGCTGCCGCCTGGACCAGGTCGCGTTCACCGACTGCCTTTTCACGGACTCCAGCCTGGCCAATGTGCGCGCCGACGGTGGCAGTATGACGAGGGCGCGACTAGCGCAATGCCGGGCGACTGGTCTGACCTGGGCTGACGGCTTGGTACGGGACGTCACCATCACTGAGTGCCGTGCGGATTTGTCAGCGTGGCGGATGACCGCGTTTGACGCGGTGGTGTTTGAGGGATGCAACTTGACCAGCGCCGACTTCACGAATGCCGACCTGCGGGGAGCAACGTTCCGGAACTGCGATCTGACCAGTGCGGTGTTCCACCATGCCGATATGGACGGTGCTCGGTTTCGTGGCTGCGACCTGGCAGGTGTTGGTGATCTGTCGAGTTGGCGGGGCGCTGTTGTGCATCACACGGATCTGATGAGCCTTTCTTACGGGCTCGCGGCTGCGGTGGGCATTCGTATCGAGGGTGATGACGCATGA
- a CDS encoding pentapeptide repeat-containing protein, protein MRYEGAAIREVDLCEATLEDCFFESCTFTAVRFNCTKLVGSTFKDCRFAGCNWWDASLTDCTLTASVFDRCDLSGLEVEGGDWSDVELLGADLGTAEFTRVRMRGANLSGARCQGVVLRDVDLSNAGLREADFTRADLRGSVLTAFDPREVTLLEAIITPDQAVDIAMSLDMSVRAS, encoded by the coding sequence TTGCGGTACGAGGGGGCCGCGATCCGGGAGGTCGACCTGTGTGAGGCGACGCTTGAGGACTGCTTCTTCGAGTCCTGTACCTTCACCGCTGTTCGTTTCAACTGTACGAAGCTTGTCGGTTCGACATTCAAGGATTGCCGGTTTGCCGGCTGCAATTGGTGGGATGCGTCATTGACGGATTGCACACTCACCGCGTCGGTGTTCGACCGGTGCGATCTGTCTGGTCTGGAGGTGGAGGGCGGCGACTGGTCAGATGTCGAGTTGCTCGGCGCGGACCTCGGCACCGCCGAGTTCACCCGCGTAAGGATGCGTGGGGCGAATCTGAGTGGCGCGCGGTGTCAGGGGGTCGTGCTGCGCGATGTGGATCTGTCCAACGCGGGCCTTCGGGAGGCGGATTTCACCCGCGCGGACCTACGGGGCAGTGTGTTGACGGCGTTCGATCCTCGTGAGGTTACGCTACTAGAGGCGATCATCACTCCTGATCAAGCGGTGGATATTGCGATGAGCCTTGATATGTCGGTGCGTGCTTCGTGA
- a CDS encoding carbamoyltransferase C-terminal domain-containing protein, producing the protein MGDLLLGIHGGANATAAIAVNGHLAHCVQEERLTGIKGYMGFPHHAVAACLHAVGADPADITEVVYGSRSGPVDHCPREEWLHRLASFHQQAQPAITDTEAALVAAAPGALSQRVTAMLHHGGITAARITYVDHHTAHAAAAYYGLRTDPDRPYLVLTCDGFGDGACATVSTWTAGQRTEIARTDMRNSIGLLWFWFTHAAGFTPHEDEYKLMGMAPYARPSRAREVADILHGYLSLDPSGLHLRRTTALSIERAWPDIEQRLRGRRFDDQFAGLQLFTEDLVTRWARNAVTATGVRNVLVGGGVFMNIKVNQRIAGLDCVDTFAAFPSCGDESLPIGALYHHLAVVQGHRAVEPLSDCYLGDDITPDEARHAVAGTDLHIHEPDHIDDVFAKLLADGEIVARCAGRMEYGARALGNRSILANPADADAPRRLNQLIKQRDFWMPFAPAILNSHQHRYIRNPDQLRSPYMMLGFDIQPDAATDMIAAIHPADLSCRPQIVDDDSPTGLAAILHAYHARTGRAALLNTSLNLHGRPIARTAADAVDVLLNSDLAYLQLGPYLVTKHAPTYQGSSQYPPLDQE; encoded by the coding sequence ATGGGTGATCTGCTGCTGGGCATCCACGGCGGAGCCAACGCCACCGCAGCCATCGCCGTCAACGGGCACCTCGCCCACTGCGTCCAGGAGGAGCGGCTGACCGGGATCAAGGGCTACATGGGCTTCCCACACCACGCCGTCGCCGCCTGCCTACACGCGGTCGGCGCCGATCCCGCCGACATCACCGAAGTTGTATACGGCAGCCGTTCCGGACCCGTCGACCACTGTCCCCGAGAAGAATGGCTACACCGACTCGCCAGCTTCCACCAGCAGGCGCAGCCGGCCATAACAGACACGGAGGCGGCCCTGGTAGCCGCCGCACCCGGCGCACTATCGCAGCGAGTCACGGCCATGCTGCACCACGGCGGCATCACCGCCGCCAGGATCACCTACGTCGACCACCACACCGCGCACGCCGCCGCCGCATACTACGGACTACGAACCGACCCCGACCGTCCCTACCTCGTGCTGACCTGCGACGGATTCGGTGACGGTGCCTGCGCGACCGTCTCCACCTGGACCGCCGGCCAGCGCACCGAGATCGCGCGCACCGACATGCGCAACTCGATCGGCCTGCTGTGGTTCTGGTTCACCCATGCTGCCGGGTTCACCCCCCACGAGGACGAGTACAAATTGATGGGCATGGCCCCCTACGCCCGTCCCTCCCGGGCACGGGAGGTCGCCGACATCCTGCACGGGTACCTCAGCCTGGACCCCAGCGGCCTGCACCTGCGCCGGACCACAGCCCTCAGCATCGAACGCGCCTGGCCCGACATCGAGCAACGGCTACGCGGCCGGCGCTTCGACGACCAGTTCGCCGGCCTACAACTGTTCACCGAAGACCTTGTCACCCGATGGGCCCGCAACGCCGTCACCGCCACCGGCGTCCGAAACGTTCTCGTCGGCGGCGGCGTGTTCATGAACATCAAGGTCAACCAGCGCATCGCAGGCCTGGACTGCGTGGACACCTTCGCCGCGTTCCCGTCCTGCGGGGACGAAAGTCTCCCCATCGGGGCCCTGTACCACCACCTCGCCGTGGTACAGGGCCACCGGGCCGTTGAGCCGCTATCCGACTGCTACCTCGGGGACGACATCACTCCCGACGAAGCACGCCACGCGGTAGCCGGCACCGACCTCCACATACACGAGCCCGACCACATCGACGACGTCTTTGCCAAGCTACTGGCCGACGGGGAGATCGTCGCCCGCTGCGCCGGTCGCATGGAATACGGTGCCCGAGCCCTCGGTAACCGATCCATCCTCGCGAATCCGGCCGACGCCGACGCGCCACGACGCCTGAACCAACTCATCAAGCAACGGGACTTCTGGATGCCGTTCGCGCCCGCGATCCTCAACAGCCACCAGCACCGCTACATCCGCAACCCCGACCAGCTGCGCAGCCCTTACATGATGCTCGGCTTCGACATCCAACCCGATGCGGCCACCGATATGATCGCCGCGATTCACCCCGCCGACCTAAGCTGTCGGCCTCAGATCGTCGACGACGACAGTCCCACCGGACTCGCCGCGATCCTGCACGCCTACCATGCCCGCACAGGCAGAGCCGCGCTGCTCAATACGAGCCTGAACCTGCACGGCCGACCCATCGCCCGCACCGCCGCAGACGCCGTCGATGTGCTCCTAAACTCCGACCTGGCGTACCTCCAACTCGGCCCCTACCTCGTCACGAAGCACGCACCGACATATCAAGGCTCATCGCAATATCCACCGCTTGATCAGGAGTGA
- a CDS encoding radical SAM protein — protein MTDPSRPRVLVWAPTLYESGFKQRHVDGDALAVQASLRAADYDSVLLDAYYRGRPAATLADTLADAAGITGFDVLVVHLFTSDAYGPRLRRIADELVAARLRHPRLTVIGFGPLAVSAAGELMAHGAVDHVVAGPASVTHNPFVAKLLAHLHAHLATYTSLRSLTAEDLPYGANAVVSVAASRGCRSRCTFCAYNADLPGGGWRDLPMAPVVADVVHLHKMTGATAFAFSDSDFGGTRSECARRAVELRDGLRAAGLTGTLTLAISVRAETLDPATVGVLADAGVRSMLIGVESFNPDTLRRIYGKRQDLLHLRKVVAAADDAGVTTVASYILWHPWQTLDRLRDELDALDHFGRHRIPHFMARSRLEVIPGTIIERQIATAGLLVTAPFHRAFTIADPAAAAVNHELTNWYSTTAAPVLAGLHEAKPGSLNQLAELKIAEWAWLTNAVTNREASHHG, from the coding sequence GTGACCGATCCGAGCCGGCCGAGGGTGCTCGTGTGGGCACCGACGCTGTATGAGTCCGGATTCAAACAGCGCCACGTCGATGGAGACGCCCTCGCGGTACAGGCGTCCCTGCGCGCCGCCGACTACGACAGCGTCCTGCTGGACGCCTACTACCGGGGCAGACCCGCCGCGACGCTCGCCGACACTCTCGCTGATGCCGCCGGCATCACCGGCTTCGACGTGCTTGTGGTGCACCTGTTCACCTCGGACGCGTACGGGCCCCGACTTCGTCGCATCGCCGACGAGCTGGTGGCCGCGCGGCTGCGGCACCCCCGGTTGACTGTCATCGGTTTCGGCCCCTTGGCGGTGTCAGCCGCAGGCGAGCTCATGGCGCACGGGGCGGTCGACCACGTCGTGGCCGGTCCTGCCAGCGTGACGCATAACCCGTTCGTCGCAAAGCTCCTCGCGCACCTGCATGCGCACCTGGCGACGTACACGTCGCTGCGGTCTCTCACCGCCGAGGATCTGCCGTACGGCGCCAACGCGGTGGTGTCGGTGGCGGCCAGCCGAGGCTGCCGATCCCGCTGCACGTTCTGCGCCTACAACGCCGATCTGCCGGGCGGCGGTTGGCGGGACCTGCCGATGGCCCCGGTAGTGGCCGACGTCGTCCACCTGCACAAGATGACCGGTGCGACGGCCTTCGCGTTCAGCGACTCCGACTTCGGCGGCACCCGCAGCGAATGCGCACGCCGAGCCGTCGAACTACGCGACGGCCTGCGAGCCGCCGGCCTTACCGGCACGCTCACGCTCGCGATCAGCGTACGCGCGGAAACCCTCGACCCCGCCACAGTCGGCGTCCTGGCCGACGCCGGAGTACGCAGCATGCTCATCGGCGTGGAGTCATTCAACCCAGACACCCTGCGCCGGATCTACGGCAAACGTCAGGACCTGCTCCACCTACGGAAGGTGGTCGCCGCCGCCGACGATGCCGGCGTGACGACGGTCGCCAGCTACATCCTGTGGCATCCCTGGCAAACCCTCGACAGGCTCCGCGACGAGCTAGACGCCCTGGACCACTTCGGGCGGCACCGAATCCCGCACTTCATGGCCCGTAGCCGACTGGAGGTCATCCCCGGCACCATCATCGAACGGCAGATCGCCACCGCCGGGCTGCTCGTCACCGCGCCCTTCCACCGCGCCTTCACCATCGCGGATCCGGCCGCCGCCGCCGTCAATCACGAACTCACCAACTGGTACTCCACGACCGCAGCACCGGTGCTCGCAGGCCTGCACGAAGCGAAGCCCGGCAGCCTGAATCAGCTCGCCGAACTCAAGATCGCCGAGTGGGCCTGGCTCACCAACGCTGTCACCAACAGAGAGGCCAGCCACCATGGGTGA
- a CDS encoding radical SAM protein has translation MTSLPPVLRMADMRLRHEHFGALAWTTTQPRRFVELPSTAAMVALLAREPLTPQFPPQAQTALADRFGLDQSRWTTVVGELHSAGVLTPADDASSEPVTAARVHAVADEAEAARPRASVLKPFWVHLQPFTVCNQKCLHCYCSGGPKADPFLLPLNRWHEIIRRLDDYGVLDIYVTGGESLLLPEFFDLAADIIGRGLGFGVSTNATVLNAGRLERLRELGLSPVQVSLDGGQAATHEMIRNAPGSWHRTIAGIRALGEFTEVVINTVVNHINLRELEQVVQVGLGGGVRRFKFFPQKPVGRSNPAVTLDDTTILTVLLPECQRLAEAYDVEIETISPTEGCGSGSIGFAVDQRGDVYPCIFGVENRSLRAGNLLTDDLETMWFGAAVWEQFRGEPSTPCRRCEASCLR, from the coding sequence GTGACGTCACTTCCCCCGGTGCTGCGGATGGCGGACATGCGGTTGCGGCACGAGCACTTCGGCGCCCTCGCGTGGACTACCACCCAGCCCCGCCGCTTCGTGGAGTTGCCGAGCACGGCGGCCATGGTCGCGCTGCTGGCCCGCGAGCCGTTGACCCCGCAGTTTCCGCCGCAAGCACAGACCGCGCTCGCCGACCGCTTCGGCCTTGACCAGTCCCGGTGGACTACCGTCGTCGGTGAACTGCACTCAGCGGGTGTCCTCACGCCGGCCGACGACGCGTCGAGCGAGCCGGTGACGGCAGCACGGGTCCACGCGGTCGCCGACGAAGCCGAGGCAGCGCGGCCAAGGGCATCGGTGCTCAAACCCTTCTGGGTCCACTTGCAACCCTTTACGGTCTGCAACCAGAAGTGCTTGCACTGCTACTGCTCCGGAGGTCCGAAAGCGGACCCGTTCCTGCTGCCATTGAACAGGTGGCACGAGATCATCCGCCGGCTCGATGACTACGGCGTACTAGACATCTACGTCACCGGCGGTGAGAGTTTGCTCCTGCCGGAGTTCTTCGACCTGGCCGCCGACATCATCGGCCGAGGGTTGGGCTTCGGGGTGTCGACCAACGCCACCGTGCTCAACGCCGGCCGGCTGGAGCGTCTCCGCGAACTCGGGTTGTCCCCAGTGCAGGTGTCCCTGGACGGCGGGCAGGCCGCGACGCACGAGATGATCCGGAACGCGCCCGGCTCCTGGCACAGGACCATCGCAGGGATCCGTGCACTCGGCGAGTTCACCGAGGTCGTCATCAACACCGTGGTCAACCACATCAACCTGCGCGAGCTGGAACAGGTCGTTCAGGTCGGGCTCGGCGGCGGCGTGCGCCGGTTCAAGTTCTTCCCGCAGAAGCCGGTAGGGCGGTCGAACCCGGCAGTGACCTTGGACGACACCACGATCCTGACCGTGCTGCTACCCGAATGCCAGCGCCTCGCCGAGGCGTACGACGTGGAGATCGAGACGATCAGCCCCACCGAGGGGTGCGGCAGCGGCAGCATCGGCTTCGCCGTCGACCAACGCGGAGACGTCTACCCGTGCATCTTCGGGGTGGAGAACCGGTCCCTGCGAGCCGGCAACCTCCTGACCGACGATCTGGAGACGATGTGGTTCGGCGCAGCGGTGTGGGAGCAGTTCCGCGGTGAACCGAGCACCCCGTGCCGGCGCTGCGAGGCGTCATGCCTGCGGTGA
- a CDS encoding helix-turn-helix transcriptional regulator has product MVQALRARTFSTVFAAAKKAGLSWNAIAAATGLKADRISLIARGEAQITAFDTVERIADGLRIPGAMMGLAARSWESDASVTPRPAMEDESMHRRNLLRSALAAGLTAVPLTELTDLLAKADNALAGAGPADIARLEATTEQHSYGYGGRAPTDVLADLISDFSDVVPLLQRPQPAAARTALTRIMGQLGGMAAVVLHDLGSQREANAWFATAARSAQESGDRQLHAWILARKAMVPLNFGSPEAAAAFAEQARRIAGATPTAAAALAAAVTGRAYALVGRREEATAALRDADRLADTLPEDQRADTWFGHCEQKHHVHLSHAMTALGETRRARESQAHALALSAPTSTLTRALLHLDAATCQHCDGHTLDACQAAVATLVDIPVRYQTGLTRRRAVDLYRSVPANLRSAPAARWLAEVLAV; this is encoded by the coding sequence GTGGTGCAGGCTCTACGGGCTCGAACCTTCAGCACGGTCTTCGCCGCCGCGAAGAAGGCGGGACTGAGCTGGAACGCGATCGCCGCCGCGACCGGCTTGAAAGCCGACCGGATCAGCCTGATCGCCCGGGGCGAAGCACAGATCACCGCGTTCGACACTGTCGAGCGCATCGCCGATGGGTTACGCATCCCCGGTGCAATGATGGGCCTGGCCGCGCGATCCTGGGAGAGTGACGCCTCTGTCACACCACGCCCAGCGATGGAGGATGAATCCATGCATCGACGAAACCTACTGCGTTCCGCCCTCGCTGCCGGATTGACCGCCGTCCCCCTCACCGAGCTCACCGATCTGCTGGCCAAAGCTGACAACGCCTTGGCCGGTGCCGGCCCCGCCGACATCGCCCGGCTGGAAGCCACCACGGAACAGCACAGCTACGGCTACGGAGGTCGCGCGCCGACCGACGTTCTAGCCGACCTGATCTCCGACTTCAGCGACGTGGTTCCCCTGCTACAGCGACCTCAACCCGCTGCCGCCCGCACCGCACTAACCCGGATCATGGGCCAACTCGGCGGCATGGCTGCCGTCGTCCTGCACGACCTCGGCAGCCAGCGTGAGGCGAACGCCTGGTTCGCCACCGCCGCTCGCTCCGCACAGGAGTCCGGTGACAGGCAACTACACGCCTGGATACTCGCCCGCAAAGCCATGGTCCCGCTGAACTTCGGCTCGCCCGAAGCAGCAGCCGCGTTCGCCGAACAGGCCAGGCGTATAGCCGGAGCGACTCCTACCGCCGCCGCAGCTCTAGCCGCCGCCGTCACCGGCCGTGCCTACGCACTGGTCGGTCGCCGCGAGGAAGCCACGGCGGCGCTCCGCGACGCCGACCGCCTCGCCGACACGCTCCCCGAGGACCAACGTGCTGACACCTGGTTCGGCCACTGCGAGCAGAAGCACCACGTTCACCTCTCCCACGCGATGACTGCCCTCGGCGAGACGCGTCGCGCACGAGAAAGCCAAGCTCACGCACTCGCTCTCTCCGCACCTACCAGTACCTTGACCCGCGCCTTGCTGCACCTCGACGCGGCGACCTGTCAACACTGCGACGGCCACACCCTAGACGCGTGTCAGGCTGCGGTCGCAACCCTCGTAGACATTCCAGTCCGCTACCAAACAGGCCTTACCCGCCGCCGCGCCGTCGATCTCTACCGTAGCGTCCCCGCTAACCTGCGCTCGGCACCAGCCGCACGATGGTTGGCTGAGGTTCTTGCGGTGTAA
- a CDS encoding helix-turn-helix transcriptional regulator produces MIRSVREFATSTNATAPRVRAGSRRIEAVDDHAGAAVARRRIGRLLADLRAKATNPDGSPITAEQAAAHIERARPTYYKMEHGLPGVVIKRLEVQGLCDLFGATDEQRRTLLALAEVSKVKGWFHPYSDILPTNFDIYIGLEQAASAIIAYEAERVHGLLQTEDYAREMLRIPGTDGRIRDNAEIERRVQVRMRRQEVLTRDVEPTHMEWIVGQSVLLRPTASPAVMAKQLLHIITLSELPNVSVCVVPFDAGLHQGIVTGPFAMLRFADNSEPPTVYVDGFMGHLLVNKPAEVDRFESVITAIRSCALNKTASKKIIHQRANELSGVPGSHD; encoded by the coding sequence GTGATCCGATCGGTCCGAGAATTTGCCACCAGCACGAACGCGACCGCACCTCGGGTTCGTGCTGGTAGCAGACGCATCGAAGCTGTGGACGATCATGCGGGCGCTGCCGTCGCCAGACGACGCATCGGAAGGCTGCTCGCTGACCTGCGCGCCAAGGCGACGAACCCGGATGGCAGCCCGATCACCGCAGAACAAGCCGCCGCACACATCGAGCGGGCTCGCCCGACCTACTACAAGATGGAACACGGCCTGCCTGGCGTCGTGATCAAAAGACTTGAGGTCCAGGGTCTATGCGACTTGTTCGGCGCCACCGACGAGCAACGGCGCACCCTCCTGGCGCTCGCGGAGGTCAGTAAAGTTAAAGGTTGGTTCCATCCCTACTCAGACATCCTGCCAACCAACTTCGACATATACATCGGACTGGAACAAGCAGCGTCCGCGATCATCGCCTACGAAGCAGAGCGAGTACACGGCCTCCTGCAAACGGAAGACTATGCCCGAGAAATGCTACGCATCCCGGGAACCGACGGGCGCATCCGGGACAACGCCGAGATCGAACGCCGAGTGCAAGTCCGAATGAGACGGCAAGAGGTTCTAACCCGAGACGTCGAGCCGACACACATGGAATGGATCGTCGGCCAATCGGTCCTGCTGCGCCCCACGGCCTCCCCAGCCGTGATGGCCAAACAGCTCCTGCACATCATCACACTCAGCGAGCTTCCCAACGTCTCGGTGTGCGTCGTCCCCTTCGACGCGGGACTACACCAGGGAATCGTGACCGGGCCGTTCGCGATGCTACGGTTCGCCGACAACTCCGAGCCACCGACCGTCTACGTGGATGGATTCATGGGGCACCTGCTCGTCAACAAACCGGCAGAGGTCGACCGATTTGAATCAGTCATCACCGCTATCCGCAGCTGCGCCCTCAACAAAACCGCATCCAAGAAGATCATCCACCAAAGAGCCAATGAGCTATCCGGTGTGCCCGGGTCGCATGATTGA